From Streptomyces cyaneogriseus subsp. noncyanogenus, the proteins below share one genomic window:
- a CDS encoding chorismate mutase, which translates to MTVTTPVTATTPATTATPAAGPRPSATAADHTSAPAGDRTGARTPEAADVISGARERIDALDDRIIGLVQERMAVSAVIQEARISSGGRRVNLSREMEVLGHYREALGKPGTALAMTLLELCRGRI; encoded by the coding sequence GTGACCGTCACCACCCCCGTCACCGCCACCACCCCCGCCACCACCGCCACCCCGGCGGCCGGACCCCGCCCCTCCGCCACCGCCGCCGACCACACCTCCGCCCCCGCCGGAGACCGCACCGGCGCCCGCACCCCCGAGGCCGCCGACGTGATCTCCGGCGCCCGGGAGCGCATCGACGCCCTCGACGACCGGATCATCGGCCTGGTCCAGGAGCGGATGGCGGTCTCCGCCGTCATCCAGGAGGCGCGGATCTCCTCCGGCGGGCGCCGCGTGAACCTCTCCCGCGAGATGGAGGTCCTCGGCCACTACCGGGAGGCGCTGGGCAAGCCGGGCACGGCGCTGGCGATGACGCTGCTGGAGCTGTGCCGCGGTCGCATCTGA
- the guaA gene encoding glutamine-hydrolyzing GMP synthase, giving the protein MSSATPAASAAPDTVLVVDFGAQYAQLIARRVREARVYSEIVPSTMPVEEMLAKNPAAIILSGGPSSVYEPGAPTVDRALFEAGVPVFGMCYGFQLMAQTLGGTVDNTGAREYGRTDLHVAKASSTLFEGTPEEQAVWMSHGDACSAAPEGFAVTASTDVVPVAAFENDDKKLYGVQYHPEVMHSTHGQQVLEHFLYRGAGLRPNWTTGNVIEEQVAAIREQVGDKRAICGLSGGVDSAVAAALVQKAIGSQLTCVYVDHGLMRKGETEQVEKDFVAATGVQLKVVDASERFLNALAGVTDPEEKRKIIGREFIRVFEQAQAEIIADEGPAVEFLVQGTLYPDVVESGGGTGTANIKSHHNVGGLPEDLEFKLIEPLRKLFKDEVRMVGKELGLPEEIVQRQPFPGPGLGIRIVGEVTKERLDLLREADAIAREELTAAGLDRDIWQCPVVLLADVRSVGVQGDGRTYGHPIVLRPVSSEDAMTADWSRLPYDVLARISTRITNEVKDVNRVVLDVTSKPPGTIEWE; this is encoded by the coding sequence GTGTCATCAGCGACTCCCGCTGCCAGCGCCGCTCCCGACACCGTTCTGGTCGTCGACTTCGGCGCGCAGTACGCCCAGCTCATCGCCCGTCGCGTCCGCGAGGCCCGGGTCTACAGCGAGATCGTGCCGAGCACCATGCCGGTCGAGGAGATGCTCGCCAAGAACCCGGCGGCCATCATCCTCTCCGGTGGCCCCTCCTCGGTCTACGAGCCGGGCGCCCCCACCGTCGACCGCGCCCTGTTCGAGGCCGGTGTCCCCGTCTTCGGCATGTGCTACGGCTTCCAGCTGATGGCCCAGACGCTCGGCGGCACGGTCGACAACACCGGTGCCCGTGAGTACGGCCGCACCGACCTGCACGTGGCGAAGGCGTCCTCCACCCTCTTCGAGGGCACCCCCGAGGAGCAGGCCGTGTGGATGTCGCACGGCGACGCCTGCTCGGCGGCCCCCGAGGGCTTCGCCGTCACCGCCTCCACGGACGTCGTCCCGGTCGCCGCGTTCGAGAACGACGACAAGAAGCTGTACGGCGTCCAGTACCACCCCGAGGTGATGCACTCCACGCACGGGCAGCAGGTGCTGGAGCACTTCCTGTACCGCGGTGCCGGCCTCCGGCCGAACTGGACCACCGGCAATGTCATCGAGGAGCAGGTCGCCGCGATCCGCGAGCAGGTCGGCGACAAGCGCGCCATCTGCGGCCTGTCCGGCGGCGTGGACTCCGCCGTCGCCGCCGCCCTGGTCCAGAAGGCCATCGGCTCCCAGCTCACCTGCGTCTACGTCGACCACGGCCTGATGCGCAAGGGCGAGACGGAGCAGGTCGAGAAGGACTTCGTCGCCGCGACCGGCGTGCAGCTCAAGGTCGTCGACGCCAGCGAGCGGTTCCTGAACGCGCTCGCGGGGGTCACCGACCCCGAGGAGAAGCGGAAGATCATCGGCCGGGAGTTCATCCGGGTCTTCGAGCAGGCCCAGGCCGAGATCATCGCGGACGAGGGCCCGGCGGTCGAGTTCCTGGTCCAGGGCACCCTGTACCCCGACGTGGTGGAGTCCGGCGGCGGCACCGGCACCGCCAACATCAAGTCCCACCACAATGTGGGCGGGCTCCCCGAGGACCTCGAGTTCAAGCTGATCGAGCCGCTGCGCAAGCTGTTCAAGGACGAGGTCCGGATGGTCGGCAAGGAGCTCGGCCTGCCGGAGGAGATCGTCCAGCGCCAGCCGTTCCCCGGTCCCGGTCTGGGCATCCGGATCGTCGGCGAGGTGACGAAGGAGCGGCTCGACCTGCTCCGCGAGGCCGACGCCATCGCCCGCGAGGAGCTGACCGCGGCCGGTCTCGACCGCGACATCTGGCAGTGCCCGGTCGTCCTGCTCGCGGATGTCCGCTCCGTCGGCGTCCAGGGCGACGGCCGGACCTACGGCCACCCGATCGTCCTGCGTCCGGTGTCCTCCGAGGACGCCATGACCGCCGACTGGTCGCGGCTGCCGTACGACGTCCTCGCCCGGATCTCCACCCGGATCACCAACGAGGTCAAGGACGTCAACCGGGTCGTCCTCGACGTGACGTCGAAGCCGCCGGGCACGATCGAGTGGGAGTAG
- a CDS encoding pyridoxamine 5'-phosphate oxidase family protein, producing MADNWETFTTAEPALAATVEARFGAYTHHVLATLRKDGSPRTTGLEVRFLLGELWLGMMPNSLKALDLRRDPRFALQANPGGGTDLGGGDVRISGRAIEVDDPATKAAYTKEVEPPQPFHLFRTELTEVTRTYVEDDTYLVIQVWKPGQPLRTIKRA from the coding sequence ATGGCTGACAACTGGGAAACCTTCACCACCGCCGAGCCCGCCCTGGCCGCCACCGTGGAGGCGCGCTTCGGCGCTTACACCCACCACGTCCTCGCGACCCTCCGCAAGGACGGTTCGCCGCGCACCACCGGGCTGGAGGTGCGGTTCCTGCTCGGCGAGCTGTGGCTCGGCATGATGCCGAACTCGCTGAAGGCCCTCGACCTGCGCCGCGACCCCCGTTTCGCGCTCCAGGCGAACCCGGGCGGCGGCACCGACCTGGGCGGCGGCGACGTCAGGATCAGCGGGCGGGCGATCGAGGTCGACGACCCCGCGACGAAGGCCGCGTACACGAAAGAGGTGGAACCGCCGCAGCCGTTCCACCTCTTCCGCACCGAGCTGACGGAGGTCACGAGGACCTACGTGGAGGACGACACCTACCTCGTCATCCAGGTCTGGAAGCCCGGTCAGCCCCTGCGCACCATCAAGCGCGCCTAG